From Thalassotalea euphylliae, the proteins below share one genomic window:
- a CDS encoding cytochrome b produces MNLKNSPMHYGFIAKCFHWGTALLFLAAYVSVYYRQWFTEAKTPENWTALQLHLSIGVSLGVIVVLRVIWRKMNETPQPEPGTKLEHLAAHMGHYALYGVMIIMPLTGYLGTGVNTEFFFLFDVPKFEDTWLFTVVVQDFMGLSFKTFEAPIDFIHKDIFGAWLVWLLILGHVLAALYHHFGKGDRTIKKMTTGKP; encoded by the coding sequence ATGAATTTAAAAAACTCACCGATGCATTATGGTTTTATTGCTAAGTGCTTCCACTGGGGAACGGCGCTGTTGTTTTTAGCGGCTTACGTTAGTGTTTATTACCGACAGTGGTTTACGGAGGCTAAAACCCCTGAAAATTGGACGGCGTTGCAGCTGCATTTGTCGATTGGTGTGTCACTTGGCGTCATAGTCGTACTGCGTGTTATATGGCGAAAAATGAATGAGACCCCGCAACCAGAGCCCGGCACGAAATTAGAACATTTAGCCGCCCATATGGGGCATTATGCCTTGTATGGTGTGATGATTATTATGCCGTTAACGGGATACTTAGGGACAGGCGTTAACACTGAATTTTTCTTTTTATTCGATGTCCCCAAATTTGAAGATACCTGGCTGTTCACCGTTGTCGTGCAAGATTTTATGGGCTTATCCTTTAAAACGTTTGAAGCTCCCATTGATTTTATTCACAAAGATATTTTCGGTGCTTGGTTAGTATGGCTATTAATTTTAGGTCACGTATTGGCGGCGCTTTATCATCATTTTGGCAAAGGCGATCGCACCATTAAGAAAATGACCACGGGTAAGCCATAG
- a CDS encoding YajQ family cyclic di-GMP-binding protein, whose product MPSFDIVSEINLEEVRNATENSTRELSTRFDFRGVEASFEWKSPAVSVKAEGDFQVKQMVDILRNQLVKRQIDPRAMQISDPEFSGKNCTQRVTFQEGIEKDVAKKVVKLIKDSKIKVQAAIQGEQVRVTGKKRDDLQAVMQLVREAELDQPFQFNNFRD is encoded by the coding sequence ATGCCGTCATTTGATATTGTTTCAGAAATTAATTTAGAAGAAGTGCGCAATGCCACTGAAAACTCAACGCGTGAACTCAGCACGCGATTTGATTTTCGCGGTGTTGAAGCCAGCTTTGAGTGGAAATCACCTGCTGTTTCCGTGAAAGCGGAAGGTGATTTTCAGGTGAAGCAAATGGTCGATATTTTGCGTAACCAATTAGTGAAAAGGCAGATTGACCCAAGAGCGATGCAGATTTCTGATCCTGAGTTCTCAGGCAAAAACTGCACACAGCGCGTGACCTTCCAAGAAGGTATTGAAAAAGATGTTGCTAAAAAAGTGGTAAAACTTATCAAAGATAGCAAAATCAAAGTGCAAGCGGCCATTCAAGGCGAGCAAGTACGTGTAACCGGCAAAAAACGCGACGATCTACAAGCGGTGATGCAGCTAGTACGTGAAGCTGAGTTAGACCAACCATTCCAATTTAACAATTTCCGCGATTAG
- the thiI gene encoding tRNA uracil 4-sulfurtransferase ThiI, translated as MKFIVKLQAEIAVKSRSVRKRFSKLLESNIKNVLRRIDEQVTTQLNWDSIEINTKNDTSENRAALVETLKCIPGVASFLEVQQSEFADLHDIYEKTLAVHASTIENKTFCVRVKRSGEHEFNSIKAEQYIGGGLNQAVESAKVKLKKPDVTIRLEINKNKLFIVTELHKGLGGFPIATQEDVLSLMSGGFDSGVSSYQMIKKGSRTHFCFFNLGGSAHEVGVKQVSHFLWNKFGASHRVKFIAVDFDPVVTEILEKIDNGHMGVVLKRMMMRAGAKVAKKLGIQALVTGEALGQVSSQTLTNLNVIDRVTETLILRPLAAYDKQDIIDIARDIGTEDFAKTIPEYCGVISKKPTVKAVLAKVEEEESKFDLSIIEQVIENARVFDIRDIGQETEKEVHAVKELAEVGENTVILDIRSPEEEDDSPLELDDIEVKHIPFFKLGTQFGDLDQSKEYLLYCDRGVMSKLQALYLHDNGFSNVHVYRP; from the coding sequence ATGAAATTCATCGTTAAATTGCAGGCTGAAATAGCCGTTAAAAGTCGTTCTGTTCGTAAACGTTTTAGTAAGCTGCTTGAGTCAAATATCAAGAATGTACTTCGACGTATTGACGAGCAAGTGACCACGCAACTTAACTGGGATAGCATTGAAATCAATACCAAAAACGACACGTCAGAGAACCGCGCGGCGCTAGTTGAAACCCTCAAGTGCATTCCGGGTGTCGCCTCGTTTTTAGAAGTGCAACAAAGTGAATTTGCTGATTTACACGACATTTACGAGAAAACCTTAGCAGTGCACGCCAGTACTATTGAAAATAAAACTTTTTGTGTACGGGTTAAGCGCAGTGGTGAGCACGAATTCAATTCGATCAAAGCGGAGCAGTACATTGGTGGCGGTTTAAACCAAGCGGTTGAATCGGCCAAGGTGAAATTGAAAAAACCGGATGTCACCATTCGCCTTGAAATCAACAAAAACAAACTGTTTATCGTGACAGAGCTGCACAAAGGTCTAGGCGGTTTCCCAATTGCTACCCAAGAAGATGTGTTATCACTGATGTCAGGTGGCTTTGACTCGGGTGTGTCTAGCTATCAGATGATCAAAAAAGGCTCACGTACCCATTTCTGTTTCTTCAACTTAGGTGGCAGTGCCCACGAAGTTGGCGTAAAACAAGTGAGCCATTTCTTGTGGAATAAATTTGGTGCCTCGCATCGCGTCAAGTTTATTGCTGTTGATTTCGATCCGGTAGTCACTGAAATATTAGAAAAAATCGATAACGGTCATATGGGCGTAGTGCTCAAGCGTATGATGATGCGCGCAGGCGCTAAAGTTGCTAAAAAGCTAGGTATTCAAGCATTAGTGACAGGTGAAGCGCTAGGCCAAGTGTCGAGCCAAACACTAACGAATTTGAATGTTATTGATCGCGTTACTGAAACCTTAATTCTACGCCCACTTGCTGCTTACGATAAGCAAGATATTATTGATATCGCGCGCGATATCGGTACGGAAGATTTCGCTAAAACGATTCCAGAGTACTGTGGCGTTATCTCGAAAAAGCCAACGGTTAAAGCGGTGCTCGCAAAAGTGGAAGAAGAAGAAAGCAAGTTCGACTTGAGCATTATTGAGCAAGTGATTGAAAATGCGCGTGTCTTCGATATTCGCGATATTGGTCAAGAAACGGAAAAAGAAGTGCACGCGGTAAAAGAGCTAGCTGAGGTTGGCGAAAATACCGTGATTTTGGATATCCGCAGCCCAGAAGAAGAAGACGATAGCCCGCTAGAGCTTGATGACATTGAAGTGAAACATATTCCTTTCTTTAAGCTTGGTACGCAGTTTGGTGACTTAGATCAGTCAAAAGAATACTTGCTGTACTGTGATCGCGGCGTAATGAGTAAGTTGCAAGCGCTTTATCTACACGATAATGGCTTTAGCAATGTGCATGTTTACCGCCCTTAA
- a CDS encoding TIGR01621 family pseudouridine synthase yields MANIAETKFVETKFVKTSAFTLVDNQPDFVLVNKAPNVNFHDEGDTGSGLFSQVKSHLGLAELYPVHRLDKLTSGLVIFAKSQAAARLFEQLFRTHQVEKYYIALSDKKPKKKQGLIKGDMAKSRRGMWKLMRTMDNPAITQFLSQSIVPGLRAYLLKPHSGKTHQLRVALSSIGAPILGDSLYGGESEKFNTDRGYLHAYGLRFCYQDKVCHYLQAPAVGAHFSSPACQAWLESISPPWQQAWPVIN; encoded by the coding sequence GTGGCTAATATTGCAGAGACTAAGTTTGTAGAGACTAAGTTTGTAAAGACTAGCGCCTTTACTCTGGTTGATAACCAGCCCGACTTTGTGCTGGTTAACAAAGCCCCCAATGTCAATTTTCACGATGAAGGCGACACTGGCTCTGGCTTGTTTTCACAGGTAAAAAGTCACCTAGGTTTAGCAGAGCTTTATCCCGTTCATCGCCTTGATAAACTCACCTCAGGGCTTGTGATTTTTGCCAAAAGCCAAGCGGCAGCGCGCTTGTTTGAGCAGCTGTTTCGCACACATCAGGTTGAAAAGTACTACATTGCCCTTAGTGATAAAAAGCCCAAGAAAAAACAAGGCTTGATCAAAGGCGATATGGCCAAAAGCCGCCGTGGAATGTGGAAGCTCATGCGTACTATGGACAACCCGGCCATTACCCAGTTTTTAAGCCAAAGCATTGTACCCGGTTTGCGCGCCTATTTACTTAAACCACACAGTGGTAAAACGCATCAGCTAAGGGTCGCATTAAGCAGCATTGGTGCGCCAATTTTAGGCGACAGTTTATACGGCGGTGAATCGGAGAAATTCAATACTGACAGAGGCTATCTGCACGCTTATGGCTTGCGCTTTTGCTATCAAGATAAAGTCTGTCATTACCTTCAAGCCCCGGCCGTCGGAGCGCATTTTTCCTCACCAGCATGTCAGGCATGGCTTGAAAGCATCTCGCCACCGTGGCAGCAGGCTTGGCCCGTTATCAATTAA
- the gshA gene encoding glutamate--cysteine ligase, giving the protein MSSSLNQYLQALSADEHLSAVAGIKRGVEREALRVVSEGRLSEHPHRESLGSALTHPYITTDYSETLLEFITPVSGSAEQTIAQLEDVQKYAYENIDGELLWPLSMPCFVDDDDQIPLAQYGSSNIGKMKTVYRQGLKNRYGSMMQVIAGIHFNFSFSEDFWRAIQQIDGDDRDLQTFISERYFALIRNYKRLCWLIPYLFGSSPVLCSSFLQNKPHQLPFKRSKTGYLYLEHATSLRMSDLGYTNSAQSALNICYNNLDSYVSGVKEAISLASDDFDKIGVKVDGQYRQLNSNVLQIENELYAPIRPKRVAKSGEKPSEALKRRGVEYIEVRALDVNPFSATGISLEQMYFLDVFLTYCALAPSPEMTAELQKRYEHNMDRVVLRGREPELTLNDDNQCKTIPQWGSELFEEFMQVAKLLDKAYGSEHYQQVTSAEFAKVKDADLTPSAKLVDLVVNHEAKYTALALGKAGEYREQQLAKDYQTYNKAMLTEAAKQSHIEQKAIEDSDTLDFDSFLADYFASEN; this is encoded by the coding sequence TTGTCCTCATCTCTAAATCAATATTTACAAGCCCTGAGTGCTGATGAACACCTATCAGCGGTCGCCGGAATTAAGCGTGGCGTTGAGCGCGAAGCGTTGAGGGTTGTTAGTGAAGGTAGGCTGTCTGAACACCCGCATCGAGAGAGCTTAGGCTCGGCACTAACACATCCTTACATCACCACTGACTACTCTGAAACCTTACTAGAGTTTATTACCCCAGTGAGTGGTTCTGCCGAGCAAACGATTGCGCAGCTCGAAGATGTGCAAAAGTACGCCTACGAAAATATCGACGGTGAATTGCTATGGCCCTTGAGTATGCCTTGCTTTGTCGATGATGATGACCAAATACCGCTCGCACAATACGGCAGCTCTAATATAGGTAAAATGAAAACGGTATACCGCCAAGGCTTAAAGAACCGCTATGGCAGTATGATGCAGGTAATCGCTGGCATTCATTTTAACTTCTCGTTTTCGGAAGATTTTTGGCGTGCTATCCAACAAATAGACGGTGACGACAGAGATTTACAAACCTTTATCTCTGAGCGCTACTTCGCGTTGATCCGCAATTACAAACGCTTGTGTTGGCTTATTCCTTATTTGTTTGGTAGCTCTCCTGTGTTATGTAGCTCTTTCCTGCAAAACAAGCCGCACCAATTGCCATTTAAACGCTCAAAAACAGGCTATTTATACTTAGAGCATGCAACTTCACTGCGCATGAGTGATCTCGGTTATACCAACAGTGCGCAGTCAGCGTTAAACATCTGTTATAACAACTTAGACAGCTATGTTAGTGGCGTAAAAGAAGCGATTTCATTAGCGTCAGACGATTTCGATAAAATTGGTGTCAAAGTTGATGGGCAATACCGCCAGCTCAATAGCAATGTGTTGCAAATTGAAAATGAGCTATACGCGCCGATTCGCCCCAAGCGGGTTGCCAAGTCGGGTGAGAAGCCATCGGAAGCATTAAAGCGCCGTGGCGTTGAATATATTGAAGTACGTGCACTTGATGTAAATCCATTCTCTGCCACGGGTATTAGCCTTGAGCAAATGTACTTCCTTGATGTGTTTTTAACTTACTGTGCATTGGCGCCAAGCCCTGAAATGACGGCTGAGCTACAAAAACGCTATGAACACAATATGGATCGAGTCGTGCTGCGCGGTCGCGAGCCAGAATTAACACTTAACGACGATAACCAATGCAAAACGATCCCTCAGTGGGGGAGCGAATTGTTTGAAGAGTTTATGCAAGTAGCGAAGCTACTCGATAAAGCATATGGCAGTGAGCACTATCAACAAGTGACCAGTGCTGAGTTTGCTAAGGTAAAAGACGCTGACCTAACGCCATCGGCCAAGTTAGTTGATTTAGTCGTTAATCACGAAGCAAAATACACTGCTTTGGCACTTGGTAAAGCTGGCGAGTATCGTGAGCAGCAATTAGCAAAAGATTATCAAACTTATAACAAGGCTATGTTAACCGAGGCGGCAAAACAATCGCATATCGAGCAAAAAGCTATTGAAGATAGCGACACACTAGATTTTGATAGTTTTTTAGCCGACTACTTTGCTAGTGAAAACTAG
- a CDS encoding sodium-dependent transporter yields MAVSRGEFSSRIGFIMAAAGSAVGLGNVWGFPTQTATNGGAAFVLVYLVLAFCLAYPAFMAEILIGRYGQANAVTSLQKMSTNLWQKRFAFIVGFGGIICASLILSFYGILAGWMMSFAVESAAQIAGLQSVASWVVGDSVARNVFFTTLFMFLTVFIIRRGVEQGIEKWSKRLMPMMIGLLILLIGYVMTLDGAMQGLDAYLNPDISRVLEPNLLVSALGQAFFSLSLGTSVMVIYGSYIAKKENMVTIGAQVTLIDVSIAFLAGLLIIPAMYVAQAQGVQIFADDGSLIAGPTLVFTVLPSLFDGMGSLGLFIGLAFFVLMSIAALTSSISMLEGPVSYAVERHNMARKKATTLIGMVILLISFGIISNLGVMLDFVATLSTEYGQPIIAMLCCVFVGWVWQRSSLLAEIKQGNETVEDGLFWKVWPWYTKFVCPVAIGAVFIHSVL; encoded by the coding sequence ATGGCTGTTTCAAGAGGCGAGTTTAGCTCGCGAATCGGTTTTATCATGGCGGCCGCAGGCTCTGCGGTAGGTCTTGGTAATGTCTGGGGGTTTCCAACCCAAACCGCCACTAATGGTGGTGCAGCGTTTGTACTGGTGTACTTAGTGCTGGCATTTTGTTTAGCTTATCCGGCCTTTATGGCGGAAATACTGATTGGCCGTTATGGCCAAGCCAATGCGGTGACGAGCTTGCAAAAAATGTCCACCAACCTCTGGCAAAAGCGCTTTGCCTTTATTGTCGGCTTCGGCGGTATTATTTGTGCGTCACTGATTTTGAGCTTCTACGGCATTCTCGCTGGCTGGATGATGTCTTTTGCCGTTGAATCTGCGGCGCAGATCGCGGGCTTACAGTCCGTCGCGAGCTGGGTGGTCGGTGATTCTGTGGCGCGCAACGTCTTTTTCACCACGTTATTTATGTTTTTAACCGTGTTTATTATCCGCCGTGGTGTTGAGCAAGGGATCGAAAAGTGGTCAAAGCGATTAATGCCGATGATGATCGGCTTGCTGATTTTGCTTATCGGCTATGTCATGACACTCGATGGTGCGATGCAAGGGCTAGACGCTTATCTCAACCCGGATATTAGCCGTGTATTAGAGCCTAACTTATTGGTAAGTGCATTAGGCCAAGCCTTCTTCTCGTTATCACTGGGAACTTCGGTCATGGTGATTTACGGCTCTTACATCGCCAAAAAAGAGAATATGGTGACCATCGGCGCGCAAGTGACCTTAATTGATGTTTCTATTGCATTCCTTGCTGGTTTACTCATTATTCCGGCGATGTATGTTGCGCAAGCGCAAGGGGTCCAAATTTTTGCTGATGATGGCAGTTTAATCGCGGGGCCAACATTAGTCTTTACTGTCCTACCTAGCCTATTCGACGGCATGGGCAGTTTGGGCTTATTTATCGGTTTAGCCTTCTTCGTGTTAATGTCGATAGCCGCCCTTACTTCCTCTATTTCAATGCTTGAAGGCCCTGTTTCATATGCCGTAGAGCGTCATAATATGGCACGCAAGAAAGCGACGACACTGATCGGCATGGTGATTTTACTGATCAGTTTCGGCATTATCTCCAACCTAGGTGTTATGCTAGATTTCGTTGCAACCTTGTCAACGGAGTACGGTCAACCAATTATTGCCATGTTGTGTTGTGTATTTGTCGGTTGGGTATGGCAGCGCAGCTCACTGTTGGCAGAAATAAAGCAAGGTAACGAGACTGTTGAAGATGGCCTGTTTTGGAAGGTATGGCCTTGGTATACCAAGTTTGTCTGCCCCGTTGCTATTGGCGCTGTATTTATTCATAGCGTGTTGTAG
- a CDS encoding flagellar motor protein MotB yields MSSPPPECKCPPAGLPAWMGTFADLMSLLMCFFVLLLSFSEMDVLKFKQIAGSMKFAFGVQNKIEVKDIPKGTSIIAQEFRPGKPEPTPIEVIQQQTMEMTQQMLEFQAGDETSAGGRQEQRGTERGGQSQSTDTQMSQQQIEQAQQQLEQAQQEQVNELVKKIAEQLEQQIQDGAIELESLGQQITIRIRENGSFPSGSAFLQPKFKPIIQEIGSLLNTVPGEIMISGNTDNQGIDSELYRSNWDLSSQRAVAIAHEMVKVPGFDPTRLLVVGHADTRPLVPNTNALNRRRNRRVEISINQGKAKVTEPISISETSGN; encoded by the coding sequence ATGTCATCTCCACCTCCTGAGTGTAAATGCCCCCCCGCAGGTTTACCTGCGTGGATGGGGACGTTCGCGGATTTGATGTCTCTGCTGATGTGCTTTTTCGTATTGCTACTGAGCTTCTCGGAAATGGACGTGCTCAAATTCAAACAAATTGCCGGTTCAATGAAGTTTGCCTTTGGTGTGCAAAATAAAATTGAAGTTAAAGATATTCCCAAAGGCACCAGTATTATTGCCCAGGAATTTCGCCCCGGTAAGCCAGAGCCTACCCCAATTGAAGTGATTCAACAGCAAACCATGGAAATGACCCAGCAAATGCTGGAGTTCCAAGCTGGGGATGAAACATCTGCCGGTGGTCGCCAAGAGCAACGGGGGACAGAGCGCGGTGGTCAATCGCAAAGCACCGACACGCAAATGTCGCAACAGCAAATTGAACAAGCCCAGCAGCAATTAGAACAAGCGCAGCAAGAGCAAGTGAATGAGCTTGTGAAAAAAATTGCGGAGCAGTTAGAGCAACAAATTCAAGATGGCGCAATTGAGCTGGAATCACTTGGTCAGCAAATTACCATTCGCATTCGTGAAAACGGTTCGTTCCCTTCGGGGTCGGCATTTCTACAGCCGAAATTTAAGCCAATTATTCAAGAGATCGGTAGTTTACTGAATACGGTACCGGGTGAAATTATGATTTCGGGAAATACCGACAACCAGGGTATAGACTCTGAGCTTTATCGCTCGAATTGGGATTTATCTAGCCAACGCGCTGTCGCCATTGCCCATGAGATGGTGAAAGTACCGGGCTTTGACCCAACCAGATTGTTGGTTGTTGGTCATGCGGACACTCGCCCACTTGTACCAAATACCAATGCCTTGAATCGTCGCCGTAACCGCCGTGTTGAAATATCGATTAATCAAGGTAAAGCAAAAGTGACTGAGCCTATCTCAATTAGCGAAACGAGCGGTAATTAA
- a CDS encoding ketopantoate reductase family protein, whose amino-acid sequence MSTKATRAEHLNIVVAGQGAIGSLWCWHLRQARAIHLSLLTKTRHEQTKQLCFSNIQGLSYQYTCHVASDESLAQADLLVVCLKSYDAASLVNSLAAHIAPTTDILLVHNGMGVVEALSTEIKSTHAIFTCLTTHGAFRPSQSHSIHTGLGRFDIGRHDHTQMSPPHWFAGIKQALPNAHWQTDINTKQWQKLAINCVINPLTALNDVRNGKLTQADYLPQISAIANEVAQVATSQGIELTAQVITEQALRVAAATAKNVSSTLADVRANRATEIHAINGYICQLAAQAGIKVPINEALVAKVANLSARNAL is encoded by the coding sequence ATGAGTACGAAAGCTACGCGCGCTGAGCACTTAAACATAGTTGTTGCAGGCCAAGGGGCTATTGGCTCGTTATGGTGTTGGCATTTACGCCAAGCGAGGGCTATTCACTTATCACTACTGACCAAAACTCGCCACGAACAAACCAAACAGCTGTGTTTTAGCAATATTCAAGGGCTGAGTTATCAATACACTTGTCATGTAGCAAGTGACGAAAGCTTAGCTCAAGCCGACTTGCTCGTTGTCTGCTTAAAGTCTTACGATGCAGCATCACTGGTTAACAGCCTTGCGGCTCACATAGCGCCGACAACCGATATTTTGCTGGTACACAATGGCATGGGCGTTGTTGAAGCTTTGTCGACTGAGATCAAATCAACACACGCTATTTTTACCTGCTTAACAACCCACGGTGCTTTTCGCCCAAGCCAATCTCATAGCATTCATACTGGCTTAGGCCGCTTCGATATTGGCCGCCACGATCACACGCAAATGAGTCCACCTCATTGGTTTGCCGGTATTAAACAAGCACTGCCCAATGCACATTGGCAAACCGATATTAACACCAAGCAGTGGCAAAAATTGGCAATAAACTGCGTGATAAACCCGTTAACCGCACTGAACGATGTGCGCAATGGTAAACTCACCCAAGCTGATTACTTACCGCAAATATCGGCCATTGCCAATGAAGTAGCGCAAGTTGCAACAAGCCAAGGAATAGAGCTAACAGCTCAAGTCATTACCGAGCAGGCATTACGTGTTGCCGCTGCGACAGCGAAAAATGTGTCGTCAACATTAGCCGATGTTCGCGCCAATCGCGCCACAGAAATTCATGCCATCAATGGCTATATTTGCCAGTTGGCAGCGCAGGCTGGGATTAAAGTGCCAATTAACGAAGCGTTAGTGGCAAAAGTAGCGAACTTGTCAGCGCGAAACGCGCTTTAA
- a CDS encoding Na+/H+ antiporter NhaC family protein: protein MHDSALSLLPPFVAILIAVWRRNALMALLVGVLLSHLMVANWQPVSGASGAFSGFIEVFSSTGNVYIICFSLLIGAMVKLLSEAGAVNGFIEHLAKLKLVKTKRQASMLPTLIGSSIFTDTNLSMFTAGMASQQLFDRHKLSRARLAYLLDSTCAPISILFLINGWGAYVLGLLDGFSFDDPVSVLIGTIGYNFYAIIAVALAYYTAYSGKAFGPLASASSLVDTQNDASITKVGPARVMWVPLVALLAITLTLLFITGDGDMRRGSGSFSVFWAIVSSCALVIAMISYYRLLSAQTMAKIFVQGLWYMAPVVMILVLSFAFGDVIKALGTGTYVSELMQVEVPLFLIAPIIFLVAAVMAFATGTSWGTFAILIPIAVPIAMQTGLPVSFLVAAVLGGGIFGDHSSPISDTTVVASIASGCDHYEHVKTQLPYALFGAMLTIIIYILIGLSF, encoded by the coding sequence ATGCACGATTCAGCTCTTAGCTTACTCCCTCCTTTTGTCGCTATTTTAATTGCCGTTTGGCGACGTAATGCCTTGATGGCACTCCTTGTCGGTGTGCTGCTTAGTCATTTAATGGTCGCGAATTGGCAACCAGTGTCAGGAGCGAGCGGTGCATTTTCAGGCTTTATCGAGGTGTTTTCCTCAACGGGTAATGTTTATATTATTTGTTTCAGTTTATTAATTGGCGCTATGGTAAAACTGCTCAGTGAAGCCGGCGCTGTTAATGGCTTTATCGAGCATTTAGCGAAATTAAAGCTGGTCAAAACGAAACGCCAAGCCAGTATGTTACCAACCCTGATCGGTTCGAGTATATTCACTGACACTAACCTCAGTATGTTTACCGCGGGTATGGCAAGCCAACAATTGTTTGACCGCCACAAGCTCAGCCGTGCGCGTCTCGCCTATTTACTCGATTCAACCTGTGCTCCCATCAGTATTCTTTTTCTTATCAATGGCTGGGGAGCTTATGTGCTTGGCTTGCTTGATGGTTTTAGTTTTGACGACCCGGTTAGTGTCCTCATCGGCACCATAGGCTATAACTTTTACGCCATTATTGCCGTTGCCCTTGCTTACTACACCGCTTATTCAGGCAAAGCCTTTGGCCCACTGGCAAGTGCGAGTAGCCTAGTTGATACACAAAATGACGCGAGCATCACCAAAGTCGGCCCTGCGCGTGTGATGTGGGTGCCACTCGTTGCCCTGTTAGCGATTACCTTAACTTTGTTGTTTATTACTGGTGATGGCGATATGCGTCGAGGCTCAGGCTCATTTTCTGTGTTTTGGGCAATTGTCAGTAGCTGTGCACTGGTCATCGCTATGATCAGTTACTACCGACTGCTGAGCGCCCAAACCATGGCTAAGATATTTGTTCAAGGGCTTTGGTATATGGCACCTGTGGTCATGATTTTAGTGCTGTCATTCGCTTTTGGTGATGTGATCAAAGCATTAGGTACTGGCACTTATGTGAGTGAATTAATGCAAGTTGAAGTGCCGCTATTTTTAATTGCGCCGATCATATTTTTAGTCGCTGCGGTGATGGCATTTGCCACGGGCACTTCGTGGGGCACGTTTGCTATTTTGATCCCAATCGCTGTGCCTATTGCGATGCAAACCGGATTGCCCGTCTCATTCCTGGTTGCGGCCGTATTAGGTGGTGGTATTTTTGGCGATCACTCCTCACCGATTTCAGACACGACCGTTGTTGCCTCTATTGCCAGCGGCTGCGATCACTATGAGCACGTAAAAACACAGCTGCCATATGCGTTATTTGGCGCTATGCTCACTATCATCATCTATATACTGATCGGGCTAAGCTTTTAG
- the pomA gene encoding flagellar motor protein PomA — protein MDLATLIGMLGAIGFIVMAMILGGDISMFVDTQSILIVFCGSIFVVLSNYNLGQFFTIGKIIGKAFMFKLEKPEELIEKSVEMADAARKGGFLALEEAEISNAFMQKGVDMLVDGHDADVVRGTLQKDIALTTERHETGVGMLGALAEVAPAMGMIGTLIGLVAMLSNMDDPKAIGPAMAVALLTTLYGAFLANVIAIPISNKLSLRMAEEKLNQELILDAVLGIQDGQNPRVIEGLLKNYLAESKRKIDTTEE, from the coding sequence GTGGATTTAGCTACGCTAATTGGGATGTTAGGCGCGATTGGTTTCATCGTGATGGCGATGATATTGGGTGGCGACATTTCAATGTTTGTCGATACCCAGTCAATTCTTATCGTATTCTGTGGTTCAATCTTCGTGGTACTGTCGAACTACAACCTTGGCCAGTTTTTTACTATCGGTAAAATCATCGGCAAGGCTTTTATGTTCAAGTTGGAAAAGCCCGAGGAATTGATTGAAAAGTCAGTCGAAATGGCTGATGCCGCACGAAAAGGCGGCTTTTTAGCGCTAGAAGAAGCCGAAATCTCCAATGCTTTTATGCAAAAAGGCGTTGATATGCTGGTCGATGGTCACGATGCGGATGTCGTACGTGGCACCTTACAAAAGGATATCGCCCTAACCACAGAGCGCCATGAAACCGGTGTTGGCATGCTAGGGGCGCTTGCCGAAGTTGCCCCAGCGATGGGGATGATTGGTACCCTGATTGGTCTAGTTGCCATGTTATCCAACATGGATGACCCAAAAGCCATCGGTCCTGCAATGGCGGTAGCGCTCTTAACGACTTTGTACGGTGCTTTCTTAGCGAACGTAATTGCCATTCCTATTTCCAATAAACTGTCGCTGAGAATGGCGGAAGAAAAGCTTAATCAAGAGCTAATTCTAGATGCGGTTTTGGGTATTCAAGACGGTCAAAACCCGCGTGTTATCGAAGGTCTGCTGAAAAACTATTTGGCAGAGAGTAAGCGAAAAATAGACACCACTGAAGAGTAG
- a CDS encoding VanZ family protein, producing the protein MKNLHHILFILLLVLTGIALTFSPALRDIIVSNTQIDTVGHVIGFFILTWVLSSVFKLPSWPLVIALISYAAVSEVAQHYLGFRNGEVKDFVGDSIGILLFMLLKWLWLVYGFKLGKTHTESQVQR; encoded by the coding sequence TTGAAAAACCTTCATCACATCCTTTTTATTCTGTTGCTGGTGCTCACCGGCATTGCGTTAACTTTCTCACCAGCCCTTAGAGATATCATCGTCAGTAATACGCAAATCGACACCGTCGGCCACGTCATTGGCTTTTTCATCCTGACTTGGGTGCTAAGCAGCGTTTTTAAATTGCCTAGTTGGCCCCTCGTGATTGCCTTGATCAGCTACGCGGCGGTGAGTGAAGTTGCACAGCATTACTTGGGTTTTAGAAATGGCGAGGTGAAGGACTTTGTCGGCGATAGCATTGGTATCTTGTTGTTTATGTTATTGAAATGGCTATGGCTAGTTTACGGCTTCAAGCTGGGTAAAACGCACACTGAAAGCCAAGTTCAACGATGA